From the genome of Pyxidicoccus trucidator:
CGCGCGGCTGGTACACGAGCTGCGCCCAGCGCGAGCGCATCAGCGCCGTGGCCGGAGGGTTGCCCACGCTGCCCACCTCGCCCGCCACCAGCCACAGCGCCTTGCCTCGCTCGGGCTTGAGCTGCACGGTGAGGGACGCGGTGCCCGGCGCGGGCCCCAGGTCCAGGTGCATCTCCGCGCCGTCCACCTGGACCACGAGCGCCAGCTCTCCGGAGAACTCGCGGTTGGGGCCCAGCATGAAGCGGTAGTTGCCCGGCGACACCTCCACGCTGTAGCCGCCGTCCGGCCCGGTGACGATGGTGAGCGGCTCGCTGCGGTCGCCATTCACCGCCTCCACCTCGATGCCGGCCGCGGGACGCCCGTCCGCCGAGTACACCCTGCCGCTCAGCCGCGTCGCCTGCCGGAGCGTCAGCTCCACCGGGCCGCGTGAGCCACGCTCCATGGACTGCGTCCCGCTCAGTCGGCCCTTGCGCGCGGACACGGTGAAGCGCGGCACGTAGGGCGGGCTGGCCAGCGTGAAGCCGCCGTCCGGGCCCGACATCACGGACTCGTCGCACACGTCACACGTCACCACCGCGTCCGCCACCGGCGCGCCCGCCGTGTCGCGCACCAGGCCGGAGACGCTGGGCAGCTTCTGCAGCACCAGGTCGCCCAGGTCCGGAGCCGCCGGCCGGTCCACCATCGTCGGCTCGTAGCCCGGCGCATCCACCGCGGCGATGATGCGCTCGCCCGCGGTGGCCAGCGGCAGCTCGAAGCGGCCGTCCGGGCTGTTCACCTCGTGCTCGTCCACGCGGAAGCGCCGCACCGGCGCACCGTCGTCGCCCACGACGCGGCCCCGGAAGACGTCGCGGCGCTTGAGCACCACCCGCACCGGAGGGCCACCCGCCTTGCCCTCCGCGCGCTCCACCTGGTCATAGCCCGTGTGCTTCGCCTCCAGACGGTAGCCCCGGTCCGGCCGCAACGAGCGGAACTCGAAGTGGCCGCGCGCGTCGCTCTGCACCGGCTCGGCGCCGCGAGGCACCACCACCAGCGTGGCCCCGGCCACCGGAGCCCCCTGCCCGTCCACCACCTCGCCCGTCAGCGGCGCCCCGGGCTTCAGCTCCGCTTCCAGCTTCAGCGTCTGCCCGTCCTCCAGCGTCACCTGCTTGCGGTCCGAGGGCAGGTAGTCCGGGTGCGAGGCCATCATCCAGTACGTCCCCGCCGGCATGCCCCGCATGGGCACCACGCCGTCCGAGCCCGACGCACGGTCGCTCCGGAAGATGCCCTCCTGCTCCACCCACAGCACCACGTCCGCGCCCTCCACCCGGCGGCCCGCGGACGACACCGTCACCTCCAGCGCCGCGCGAGGCTCCAGCGCCAGCTGCACTCCGCTGGCCGGCGCCGTCACCTTCACCTGCCCGCCACCCCACTCCGAGTGGTGCGCGTGCAGTTCGTAGAGGCCGGCCGTGGGCACCTGCGCCACGAAGCGGCCATCCGCGTCCGCCAGCACCGTCTCGCCGGTGGGCTGCACCAGCACGGAGACGCGCGGCGCGGGCCGGC
Proteins encoded in this window:
- a CDS encoding carboxypeptidase regulatory-like domain-containing protein, with translation MRNWILIGLTAALLVAAAAWYASGPDSSSRTSGATSETPKATALPAFSAVEVSSGADEGLALTGRVLDASGRPVSGAEVSLAASAEKTLADVRCDECQQALLSCQARETSLQTLTFFEHQHGFLTPRATTTTDAQGRFRFEHLAGVSFSVWAKAPGLGVALRERAAPGDPVELFLPPLRSIGGQVVDDAGQPVRGARVHAVSRRVPLPFEATAGADGVFSLEGLGEGPFYVLATAEGYLPAVEPQVEAGPQPVRLKLTPARTLEVRVTRNGEPAAATVRLRADHLSRELRTEGEPLRFTGLFPDEVVVTAEAPGLGAAPRTLTLEARVTQVTLELEVAGKLLVTVVDEQGEPVPQPELLLRTTRGDLIRRERVATGAMAELGPLAAGDYVLEGHAEGFRDAQLPAKVVQGETTLELEMERATLISGQVMDEYGRPAPRVSVLVQPTGETVLADADGRFVAQVPTAGLYELHAHHSEWGGGQVKVTAPASGVQLALEPRAALEVTVSSAGRRVEGADVVLWVEQEGIFRSDRASGSDGVVPMRGMPAGTYWMMASHPDYLPSDRKQVTLEDGQTLKLEAELKPGAPLTGEVVDGQGAPVAGATLVVVPRGAEPVQSDARGHFEFRSLRPDRGYRLEAKHTGYDQVERAEGKAGGPPVRVVLKRRDVFRGRVVGDDGAPVRRFRVDEHEVNSPDGRFELPLATAGERIIAAVDAPGYEPTMVDRPAAPDLGDLVLQKLPSVSGLVRDTAGAPVADAVVTCDVCDESVMSGPDGGFTLASPPYVPRFTVSARKGRLSGTQSMERGSRGPVELTLRQATRLSGRVYSADGRPAAGIEVEAVNGDRSEPLTIVTGPDGGYSVEVSPGNYRFMLGPNREFSGELALVVQVDGAEMHLDLGPAPGTASLTVQLKPERGKALWLVAGEVGSVGNPPATALMRSRWAQLVYQPRGEQVVFSGLPPGRYTLVWSHFHVETPGGPEVRAVDVPTRGEVALGR